The Vulpes lagopus strain Blue_001 chromosome 6, ASM1834538v1, whole genome shotgun sequence genome has a segment encoding these proteins:
- the RPL10L gene encoding 60S ribosomal protein L10-like isoform X1, which yields MGRRPARCYRYCKNKPYPKSRFCRGVPDAKIRIFDLGRKKAKVDEFPLCGHMVSDEYEQLSSEALEAARICANKYMVKSCGKDGFHIRVRLHPFHVIRINKMLSCAGADRLQTGMRGAFGKPQGTVARVHIGQVIMSIRTKLQNKEHVIEALRRAKFKFPGRQKIHISKKWGFTKFNANEFEDKVAKKRLIPDGCGVKYVPSRGSLDKWRALHS from the coding sequence ATGGGCCGCAGACCAGCTCGCTGTTACCGGTATTGTAAAAACAAGCCGTATCCAAAGTCTCGTTTCTGCCGAGGAGTCCCGGATGCCAAGATCCGCATCTTTGACCTGGGTCGGAAGAAGGCAAAAGTGGATGAGTTCCCACTGTGCGGCCACATGGTGTCTGATGAATACGAGCAGCTCTCCTCGGAAGCCCTGGAGGCCGCTCGCATTTGTGCCAACAAGTACATGGTGAAGAGCTGTGGCAAGGATGGCTTTCACATCCGAGTGCGGCTTCATCCCTTCCACGTCATCCGCATCAACAAGATGCTGTCCTGCGCCGGGGCTGACAGGCTCCAGACAGGCATGCGGGGTGCATTTGGGAAGCCGCAGGGCACGGTGGCCAGAGTCCACATTGGCCAAGTCATCATGTCCATCCGCACCAAGCTTCAGAATAAGGAACACGTGATTGAAGCGCTACGCAGGGCCAAGTTCAAGTTCCCTGGCCGCCAGAAGATCCATATCTCCAAGAAGTGGGGCTTTACCAAGTTTAATGCTAATGAATTTGAAGACAAAGTGGCTAAGAAGCGCCTCATCCCTGACGGCTGTGGAGTCAAATACGTCCCCAGTCGTGGCTCTCTGGACAAGTGGAGAGCTCTGCACTCCTGA
- the RPL10L gene encoding 60S ribosomal protein L10-like isoform X2, whose product MGRRPARCYRYCKNKPYPKSRFCRGVPDAKIRIFDLALEAARICANKYMVKSCGKDGFHIRVRLHPFHVIRINKMLSCAGADRLQTGMRGAFGKPQGTVARVHIGQVIMSIRTKLQNKEHVIEALRRAKFKFPGRQKIHISKKWGFTKFNANEFEDKVAKKRLIPDGCGVKYVPSRGSLDKWRALHS is encoded by the exons ATGGGCCGCAGACCAGCTCGCTGTTACCGGTATTGTAAAAACAAGCCGTATCCAAAGTCTCGTTTCTGCCGAGGAGTCCCGGATGCCAAGATCCGCATCTTTGACCTGG CCCTGGAGGCCGCTCGCATTTGTGCCAACAAGTACATGGTGAAGAGCTGTGGCAAGGATGGCTTTCACATCCGAGTGCGGCTTCATCCCTTCCACGTCATCCGCATCAACAAGATGCTGTCCTGCGCCGGGGCTGACAGGCTCCAGACAGGCATGCGGGGTGCATTTGGGAAGCCGCAGGGCACGGTGGCCAGAGTCCACATTGGCCAAGTCATCATGTCCATCCGCACCAAGCTTCAGAATAAGGAACACGTGATTGAAGCGCTACGCAGGGCCAAGTTCAAGTTCCCTGGCCGCCAGAAGATCCATATCTCCAAGAAGTGGGGCTTTACCAAGTTTAATGCTAATGAATTTGAAGACAAAGTGGCTAAGAAGCGCCTCATCCCTGACGGCTGTGGAGTCAAATACGTCCCCAGTCGTGGCTCTCTGGACAAGTGGAGAGCTCTGCACTCCTGA